The Ralstonia pickettii DTP0602 genome segment CGCCATCAATGCGCCCGCTTCTGCCGGATCGGAAGCCTGCAGGCTCACCGCGAAACCGTTGCGGCGGTAGTTGCCCACCACGTGCAGCAGCAACGGCAGGTCGTCGTTGGCACTGGCCGGCACCTGGATCACGAAGCGCTCCAGCGGCAGCCCCAGCGATTGCAGCGCGCGCCGGAAGGCCGCGCCGTGGTCGTCGGCCACCGCGACTAGCAAGCGGTTGTGCACGTTCAGCACCAGTTTTTGCTCGCCGTCGGCGGCAAAGTAGTTGATCGCATGCAGCAGGCGCGAGAGCCGGTCCAGCGACACCAACGTGTGGTCATCGGCCGCCATCGCAAACAGCTTCCACGCAGCCAGGCCTACGCCGTCCTGCGCGTAGGTGTGGACCGAACCCTCGTGCGCCACCACGTGACGGTCAGCCAGCGTCACCAGTGGCTCGAACACGCTGGTCAGCGAGCAGTTGAAGAACTGGCCCTGCACCTGCCCACGCGCGTCGCGCCACAAATGCCGGTCAGCCACGGGCTGGCGCGGCAGCGATTCGAGATAGCGTTGGAGCGCAGGGACTGCGCCCGTCGGTTCATGCACGCCTGGCATGGCGATTCCTTCGGTTGACCGGGCCCCTTGGCCTCAAGGTCTGATTGGTGATGGTGGCGGCTGCAATGTGCGCCGCCGCATCGCGTCCACCCGCTTGCTCATGATAGGAGTTCAGCGGGCGCGAGCGTATGAAGATTCCTTCATGTCGATGTGCGCAGCGCGGCCGAAGCGCTGCGCACGCATCCTGATATGCCGCTACGCAGTCCCGTTACGCAGCCCAGCTGACGGTCAGGGGCGACGGCTGCGTGGCCGCCTCCACTTGCGTGCCGGTTTGCGCAGCCGCCTGTGGCGGCTGCCGCATCACCCGCTGCAACACCGCGGCCTCCAGTTGCGCGAAACCTGCCCCGCCGCGTTCGCGCGGGCGCGGCAGCGCCACGCGCTCGTCCATCGCAATGCGCCCGTCCTCGATCAGCAAGATGCGGTCGGCCAGCGCCACGGCTTCGGACACATCGTGCGTAACCAGCAGCGCCGTGAAGCCAAGGCGCCGCCACAGCCCCTCGATCAGCCCTTGCATCTCGATCCGTGTCAGTGCGTCGAGCGCACCCAGCGGCTCATCGAGCAACAGCAGTTGCGGGTGGTGCACCAATGCGCGCGCCAGTGCCACGCGTTGGCGTTGCCCGCCGGAAAGCCGTGCGGGCCACGCCTGCGCGCGGTCGGCCAGCCCCACCTGCGCCAGCACCTCCGCCGCTTCGGCGCGGCGCTCGCGCGGCAGGCCCAGCGCGACGTTGTCGAGCACGCGTTTCCACGGCAGCAGCCGCGCGTCCTGGAACATCACGCGCACGTCGGCACTGGTGCGGCCGGTCTCGCCATCAACCGCAATGCTGCCGGCATCGGCTCTCTCCAGCCCCGCCACCAGCCGCAGCAACGTGCTCTTGCCGCAGCCGCTGCGCCCGACGATCGCCAGGAATTCGCCCGGCGCCACATCGAGCGCCACGTTGTGCAGCACTTCGCGGCCGTCATAGCGCTTGACCACCTGGCTCACGTGCAGCGCCACACCACCTGCCTTGCGCGGCGCCTCTGCCACCGGCCGTGCCGACTCGCGGCGCGCGAGGCCCGCTTCAAGTTCAGCCAGCGCGGCCTGTTCCA includes the following:
- a CDS encoding diguanylate phosphodiesterase, whose amino-acid sequence is MPGVHEPTGAVPALQRYLESLPRQPVADRHLWRDARGQVQGQFFNCSLTSVFEPLVTLADRHVVAHEGSVHTYAQDGVGLAAWKLFAMAADDHTLVSLDRLSRLLHAINYFAADGEQKLVLNVHNRLLVAVADDHGAAFRRALQSLGLPLERFVIQVPASANDDLPLLLHVVGNYRRNGFAVSLQASDPAEAGALMAHALPDWLKLDMRRTWTDRQLSGLRASANSAGVTLIGRRLQDAESVERLQAAGIGLGQGAFAGAPMSVAGLRATHAATVNELSKEPV
- a CDS encoding sulfonate ABC transporter ATP-binding protein (K15555: ssuB; sulfonate transport system ATP-binding protein [EC:3.6.3.-]), which gives rise to MQMYPVEQAALAELEAGLARRESARPVAEAPRKAGGVALHVSQVVKRYDGREVLHNVALDVAPGEFLAIVGRSGCGKSTLLRLVAGLERADAGSIAVDGETGRTSADVRVMFQDARLLPWKRVLDNVALGLPRERRAEAAEVLAQVGLADRAQAWPARLSGGQRQRVALARALVHHPQLLLLDEPLGALDALTRIEMQGLIEGLWRRLGFTALLVTHDVSEAVALADRILLIEDGRIAMDERVALPRPRERGGAGFAQLEAAVLQRVMRQPPQAAAQTGTQVEAATQPSPLTVSWAA